The Sulfuricurvum sp. DNA segment GGATCTAAACAGGCATGGTTATCAAAAAAGACAAGTACCAAGTTCCGCATTGCACCTTGTACTTTATCATACCCGACCCATCCATTTTTTTGGCTCCATCGTATTTGTTCGCTTCTCATGGTACAGCCTTTTATTTTTGTATATTTTCTTTGAGCATGGCAACCGCTTTTTCAAACTCTGCTAACGGTAATCCAAATTTCTCTATGCTCCCCAAAGCCCGTTCTATCGATTTTTCACTCAATACCTCTTTAAGTGAAATCGCTTGACTCACCACGTTTAAAACAGCACCATACCCTTGTGGTTCTGAATCGGAAATAGCTCGGAAGATATCGATTAGATGGGATTCAAAATGCCAATGTTCAAACATTAGAGCACTTATCTCATAACTATCCATTCCAAAGAATATCTTCTCAATCTCTGCAATATTTTCAGATTCTTCAATTTGCGATGCAAAAAGCTTTTCTTGACCCATTTTGATGATTTTGGCAGCGCCTACCAATTTTCCGAGCTCCATTAAAAATGAAGCACTCATCAACAGCGGCAACATACTCTTATCAGCTTCACCGTACCATAATCGCACTAAAGCTTGTTGCATCATCGAAACTTCACTCAAATGCTCGATGGTCGTATTGTACGGAGACATATCCAGAGGAAGGGTTTTTTTGATCGCATTCGCTGCCGCAAAACCCCGTATCATAGAAATACCAAACAGCATCATCGCCTGATGGATAGACGATATCTCTCGACTCATCCCATACAACGGTGAGTTCGCCGCTTTGAGTATATTGGCACTGAGCATCGGATCACTCTCGATCACTTTAGCCAAAGCATTGACATCTACTTCACTCATCATGCATAGCTCTTGGATTTTGCTAATCGAAGCCGGTAGCGGGGGGAGACTTTTAATATCTTCAATCATAATGAACCTCTCTTTTTTGTTTGGAATGTAAGAAAATCGCATATCTCATTGATGTTAACCTTATTAAATATCCCCTCAACATTTTGGGCATCAGGGAAATGAGAGATAAGTTTATTATCATCTTCAGCCGAAATAATAATTGTGGGTGTACGAATAGCATTTGCTTCCATAAATTGTAATACTTCCGAGCTGATTCCATCCACCAAAAAGAAATCGAGAATAATGAAATCAAAACGCTCCTTTTCTAAAAGCTCTTTGGCAAGATTGACTGAATTGGTCACCATGATATTAAAATCATTTTTTAACCGCTCAACCAAAATCTGCTGATACTCATGAGCATCCTCAACAATTAATATACTAGGAAGTCCGGAATCAAGATTCGGATAGGATGTCATTGTGGTTTGTGAGTCAGATACGGGGATCGTAAAATAAAAGGTAGAACCTACTCCAATTTGACTCTCTACCCACAATTTTCCTTTATGGAGATCTTCGATAATCCGCTTCGAAATAGCCAATCCTAATCCCGTCCCTTTACTGCTTTTTTGAAATGGATTTTCCACCTGCGTAAAAGGGTCAAACAATGTAGCGATATCTTTCGCTTCAATCCCTATCCCCGTATCGGTGATGGAAAAGCGATATACCCGCTCCACTAAATCATACTCCAGTCCCAAGGTGATCTCTCCACCCTCTTGGGTAAATTTAACTGCATTACTAAGCAAGTTTAAGAGTACTTGAACAATCAATGAGCGATCCAAATAAAGCCCCAATGAAATCAATTCCGGATGATGGAAAGTAATCGCTTTTTTCTGAGCCAACGGCTCAACAATAGACAACACTTCATGAAAAATGCCTGCAACAACGGTTATTTCCGGCTTGAAATTTAACTTTCCTGCTTCCAATTTTGCAAAATCCAAAATCGTATTCACAAGCGACAAAAGATTATTGCCCGAGATTGTAATCTTTTGGATATAAGCTCGAAGATTTTCCGGAATGCTTTTATTCATCATCAAGATTTGAGAAAATCCGATGATAGCATTGAGTGGCGTTCGCAATTCATGACTCATATTGGCTAAAAACATATCTTTAGCCCTGCTGGAGCGTTCAGCATCATCAACAAGCCGTATCAACGCATGTTCTCGCTCCCGATTTTGGAAGTTTTGACGCAAAATTTCGAGCAATATGCGGATAATTTCTGTCATATAGTGCTTATTAGGGATATCTTTCAAAGCCACTCCGACATTCATCCGATGTTCATTGAGAACGATCTTTCCGACTACATCGTACTCTTCCCCGCCATCAATATGCCCCTCACCAACATACAATCCCTCGATACACCATCCGAGCGTTTGGTGAAGCTGCTCATACAGTTTTTCTCGTACACCATTAATGAGTTCATCCGGATTATAAGATGAACCACTCTCATATATTGAATGGGCACAGGCGTGCAAGAACTCAATCCCCGAATGAACACCCATATAAGTCGTCGCCGAAATATCACTGAGCGGTTTATCGATAATCCCATACAGCGCTTGGGATATCTCTATAATACGTTCATATACCGTTTTCCCCTCTGCACGTGGCAACTGCAACAACATTTCCACATTTTCATGATAGGCATGATGGAGAGAGCGTGCTTGGGAAATATCTATCCCAAAACCCAATAACAACTCCGATTTATCCCCTAGTACATCAAGTGTGCGACTAAAAGGGCAGGAGTCTTCAGTGTGAAACGTTTCGTTCTCAATCGCCCCTTTATCCCAAAAACGTATCAATTTTTGCTGATTTTGTTTGTGTATCGTCAGTGCTGCGTATAAAGTATCAAACAGCGTCAAGACTTCATTCTCCCGCTTAAGCTCCTCTTGATGTTTGAAGTAACGATCAACATAACTCTGATTCATCACCGATTCACTAATCCGTATCATTTTGAGAATAATCGCTAAATCTTCCCGTACATTGACATTGATACCTGCTAAATCAATAATAATTTCATTTAAAATATCAAATCCGCGTGACACTTGAATCGCTTCAAGCCCTATTGCCATATGGATTTCGGCGATTTGACGCGTTCTCTCTATCAAGCGCTCATCAAAAGGGTGAATAAACAAAGAGCTAAAATACTCCCCAAACATTCGGACTAAACGGGGAGTATCGGACAGGGAGAGGATATTACGAAACGTAGGATCTTTTAAAAGATAATGGCTATACATCCTATCGGCGATAAGACTGCCGAACGAATGAATATATGAACCCACTTTTTCACGTTGCTTAAGATGATTTTCATCCAGCTCAAATAATGTCATCAGTGATATGGAATCAAATGGTTTACGCATTGATGTAGTTATCCAATACCCGTTTCATCTCATCCATATCGATCGGTTTTGAAATATAATTATCAAAACCGTGGAGCAATAACTTCTCACGATCTCCGCTAATCGCAAACGCTGTTACACATATCATCGGAAGGATAAGACCAAGCTTTTTAATCTCATCCACCAAAATATATCCATTCATAACTGGCATATCAACATCAGTAAGAAGGAGATCAAACGGCTCACTCGCCAATTTCTCCAGCGCCTCAGCCCCATTCTCAACAATCGTTATAGCCACATCAGGATAGAGGATTTCGACCATTGCTTGCACCACCATTTGATTATACTCTTCATCTTCAGCTATTAAAATTTTCACTTGTTTCTCCATTACTGTAATTGATCGATAAGATTCATAATCGACGGGGTCTCTTCTTCATCCGGAAAGGCCTCTTTGATAGCCAAAAATTGATCCAAATTCTCTATAAAAAGGGTTAAAAGCTTTTCATCAAAATGACTTCCGGAACCCTCTTGCATGATTTCAACTGTTTTTTCAACACTAAACGCTTTTTTATATACCCGTTCAGAACTCAATGCATCAAACACATCCGCAATCGATACGAT contains these protein-coding regions:
- a CDS encoding response regulator — its product is MKILIAEDEEYNQMVVQAMVEILYPDVAITIVENGAEALEKLASEPFDLLLTDVDMPVMNGYILVDEIKKLGLILPMICVTAFAISGDREKLLLHGFDNYISKPIDMDEMKRVLDNYINA
- a CDS encoding ATP-binding protein, producing the protein MRKPFDSISLMTLFELDENHLKQREKVGSYIHSFGSLIADRMYSHYLLKDPTFRNILSLSDTPRLVRMFGEYFSSLFIHPFDERLIERTRQIAEIHMAIGLEAIQVSRGFDILNEIIIDLAGINVNVREDLAIILKMIRISESVMNQSYVDRYFKHQEELKRENEVLTLFDTLYAALTIHKQNQQKLIRFWDKGAIENETFHTEDSCPFSRTLDVLGDKSELLLGFGIDISQARSLHHAYHENVEMLLQLPRAEGKTVYERIIEISQALYGIIDKPLSDISATTYMGVHSGIEFLHACAHSIYESGSSYNPDELINGVREKLYEQLHQTLGWCIEGLYVGEGHIDGGEEYDVVGKIVLNEHRMNVGVALKDIPNKHYMTEIIRILLEILRQNFQNREREHALIRLVDDAERSSRAKDMFLANMSHELRTPLNAIIGFSQILMMNKSIPENLRAYIQKITISGNNLLSLVNTILDFAKLEAGKLNFKPEITVVAGIFHEVLSIVEPLAQKKAITFHHPELISLGLYLDRSLIVQVLLNLLSNAVKFTQEGGEITLGLEYDLVERVYRFSITDTGIGIEAKDIATLFDPFTQVENPFQKSSKGTGLGLAISKRIIEDLHKGKLWVESQIGVGSTFYFTIPVSDSQTTMTSYPNLDSGLPSILIVEDAHEYQQILVERLKNDFNIMVTNSVNLAKELLEKERFDFIILDFFLVDGISSEVLQFMEANAIRTPTIIISAEDDNKLISHFPDAQNVEGIFNKVNINEICDFLTFQTKKRGSL
- a CDS encoding HDOD domain-containing protein — protein: MIEDIKSLPPLPASISKIQELCMMSEVDVNALAKVIESDPMLSANILKAANSPLYGMSREISSIHQAMMLFGISMIRGFAAANAIKKTLPLDMSPYNTTIEHLSEVSMMQQALVRLWYGEADKSMLPLLMSASFLMELGKLVGAAKIIKMGQEKLFASQIEESENIAEIEKIFFGMDSYEISALMFEHWHFESHLIDIFRAISDSEPQGYGAVLNVVSQAISLKEVLSEKSIERALGSIEKFGLPLAEFEKAVAMLKENIQK